From Trueperaceae bacterium:
CGATCGTCGTCGCCCTGCTCGGCGTCTCGGTGCCCGTGTTCTGGTCCGGCCTCGTGCTGATGCTCGTGTTCGCGCTCCAGCTCGGCTGGCTGCCCGCCTCGGGGTCCGGCACCTGGCGGCACCTGATCATGCCGGCGGCGACCGTCGGCTTCTCCTCCGCCGCGTTCATCGCCCGGGTCACGCGCGCCTCGCTCATCGAGGCGCTGCGCCAGGACTACGTGCGGACCGCCAGGGCGAAGGGCCTGCCCGAGGGGCGCGTGCGGCTGAAGCACGCGCTGAAGAACGCGCTCCTGCCCGTCGTCACGGTCGTCGGGCTGCAGTTCGGCGGGCTGCTGGGCGGCGCGGTCCTCACCGAGACCGTCTTCGCCTGGCCGGGCGTGGGCCGGCTGCTCGTCGACGCGATCACGAGCCGCGACCTGCCGCTCGTGCAGGGGGCGGTGCTGTTCGTGGCCGTGGCGTTCATCGTCGTGAACCTGCTCGTCGACCTCTCCTACGCCGCCCTGAACCCGAAGGTGCGCTATGGCTGACGCCCCGGCCGTCGTCGCCGATGCCGCGGCCTCGCCGTCGCGCTCGCCCGCGGCGCGGCGCTTCCTGCGCCACCGCGGCGCCGTCGTCGGCCTCGCGCTCGTGCTCCTCCTGGTCCTCGCCGCAGCGCTCGCGCCGGTGATCGCGCCCTACGCGCCGGACGCCCAGGACCTGAGGGAGCGGCTCGAGCCGCCCTCCCGGGAGCACTGGTTCGGCACCGACGAGTTCGGGCGCGACGTCTTCAGCCGCGTGCTCCACGGCGCGCGGGTCAGCCTCCTCACCGGGCTCGTGCCCGTCGCGACGGGCCTCCTGGTCGGCACCGGCGTAGGCCTCCTCGCCGGGTTCTACCGCGGCTGGGTCGACGACGTCCTCATGCGCGCCATGGACGTCCTGCTGGCCTTCCCCCCGCTGCTGCTGGCGCTGGCGGTCGTCGGGACGCTCGGGCCGGGGCTGGTGAACGCCGTCATCGCCGTCGCCGTCGTCTCCCTGCCCGAGTACGCCCGCCTGGCGCGCAGCGTCGTGATCGCCGCGCGGGAGGAGGAGTACGTGCACGCCGCCAGGGCGCTGGGCGCCAACGACCGGCGGCTGATGCTCAGGCACGTGCTGCCCGCCACCGTCGGACCGCTGACGGTCCAGGCGACCCTCGGCATCGGCTTCGCGGTCCTCAGCATGGCCGGCCTGTCGTTCCTCGGCCTCGGCGTGCAGCCCCCCACCGCCGACTGGGGCGAGATGCTCTCGCGCGGGCGGCGCTTCCTCCCCGGCGCCCAGTGGCTGCTCCTCTACCCCGGGGCGGCCGTGTCGCTGACCGTGCTCGCCTTCAACCTGCTCGGGGACGGCCTGCGCGACGCGTTCGACCCGCGGGGCTGAGCTCGCGTCCGCGACGCCGCGGGGCCGCGGGTTACCCTCTCCGCATGATCCCCGTCATCGACGGTCACAACGACACCCTCCTCCTGCACTACCACGAGCCGACGCGCGACTTCTTCACCAAACAGGAGAGCGGCCACATCGACCTCGAGCGGGCCCGCCAGGGCGGGCTGGCCGGTGCGTTCTTCGCGGTGTTCCCGCCGGGACGGGAGCTGCCCGGCGTGAGCAGGACCTTCACGCGGCGCGACGGCTCCACCGCCGTGGCCGCCCCGCCCGCGATCGACCGCGTGGAGGCCACGACGGCGACGAACGCGATGGTCTCGCAGCTCCTGCGGTGGGACGCCGACCCTGAGCGGCGCGTGAGGCTGGTGCGCAGCGTGCGGGAGATCGAGCAGGCGATGGCCGACGGGGCGCTCGCGGCGATACTCCACTTCGAGGGCGCGGAGGCCATCGACGTCGACCTGGCGGCGCTCGACGTCTACCACGCCGCGGGCCTGCGGAGCCTCGGCATCGTCTGGAGCCGCGCGAACGCGTTCGGCTACGGCGTGCCGTTCGCGTTCCCCTCGTCGCCCGACCTCGCGCCGGGGCTCACCGGTCACGGCGTGCGCCTGGTCAAGCGCTGCAACGAGCTGAAGATCATGATCGACCTCTCGCACATCAGCGAGAGGGGCTTCTGGGACGTCGCCGACCTGTCCGACGCCCCGCTCGTCGCCACGCACTCGAACGCCCACGCCCTCTCGCCATCGCCCCGCAACCTCACCGACGCGCAGCTGCGCGCCATCGCCGAGACGAAGGGGCTGGTGGGCGTCAACTTCAACGTCGGCTTCCTCGCCGAGGACGGCTCGTCGGACCCCGCGCTGCCGCTCGAGGTGATGGTCAGGCACGTCGACTACCTCGTGGACAAGCTCGGCATCGACGGCGTCGCCCTCGGCTCCGACTTCGACGGCGCCACGATGCCCGCGGCGATCGGGGACGTCGCCGGCCTGCCGGCGCTGCTCGAGGCCCTCGCGGGCGCGGGCTACGACAGAGAGTCCCTGGAGAAGATCGCCCACAAGAACTGGCTGCGGGTCCTGAGGCTCACCTGGGGCGAGTGAGGGCCGAGGCGCCTCAGCGCCGCGACGCCCTGACCCTCTCCAGGACAGCCAGCCCGCGGCGCGCCGCGTCCTGCACCAGGGCCGGCGCCACCGGCTGGCACACGAGGAAGCCCTGGACGGAGTCGCAGCCGGCCTCGATGACCTGGAGCAGCTGCTCCTCCGTCT
This genomic window contains:
- the nikB gene encoding nickel ABC transporter permease, giving the protein MLAYVVKRLLSLVPVLLGVVLLVFAMLWLAPGDPVLALLGEGAQGITAAQVEELRRAYGLDRSFPEQFVSYLADVVRLDLGTSLRSSQSVTSEVLSRFPATLALAGSALAIAVVVGGLFGVLAAVYKGTWVDSVAIVVALLGVSVPVFWSGLVLMLVFALQLGWLPASGSGTWRHLIMPAATVGFSSAAFIARVTRASLIEALRQDYVRTARAKGLPEGRVRLKHALKNALLPVVTVVGLQFGGLLGGAVLTETVFAWPGVGRLLVDAITSRDLPLVQGAVLFVAVAFIVVNLLVDLSYAALNPKVRYG
- the nikC gene encoding nickel transporter permease, with amino-acid sequence MADAPAVVADAAASPSRSPAARRFLRHRGAVVGLALVLLLVLAAALAPVIAPYAPDAQDLRERLEPPSREHWFGTDEFGRDVFSRVLHGARVSLLTGLVPVATGLLVGTGVGLLAGFYRGWVDDVLMRAMDVLLAFPPLLLALAVVGTLGPGLVNAVIAVAVVSLPEYARLARSVVIAAREEEYVHAARALGANDRRLMLRHVLPATVGPLTVQATLGIGFAVLSMAGLSFLGLGVQPPTADWGEMLSRGRRFLPGAQWLLLYPGAAVSLTVLAFNLLGDGLRDAFDPRG
- a CDS encoding dipeptidase, producing the protein MIPVIDGHNDTLLLHYHEPTRDFFTKQESGHIDLERARQGGLAGAFFAVFPPGRELPGVSRTFTRRDGSTAVAAPPAIDRVEATTATNAMVSQLLRWDADPERRVRLVRSVREIEQAMADGALAAILHFEGAEAIDVDLAALDVYHAAGLRSLGIVWSRANAFGYGVPFAFPSSPDLAPGLTGHGVRLVKRCNELKIMIDLSHISERGFWDVADLSDAPLVATHSNAHALSPSPRNLTDAQLRAIAETKGLVGVNFNVGFLAEDGSSDPALPLEVMVRHVDYLVDKLGIDGVALGSDFDGATMPAAIGDVAGLPALLEALAGAGYDRESLEKIAHKNWLRVLRLTWGE